The window GATCTCATGACGGCCCTGTTATAATCTGATGTCGTCTGGTCGATTTGAAAATGACCATTAAGTGCTTGGTTGGTCTCTCTCAGGAGGCTGTTCCGGAGGATGCGACCTTGATCTGCAGCAGACTGCGTGTTGTACTGCAAGCCGTTCGGTTGAGTGCCGTGATAGAGGCTGCTTGGGTGCGAAAACGCAGAAGTGTTTGATGAGATTAGCGCTGGTCCGTAGTTTTGCTGCTCCTGCATGATGGTTGCAGCCGTCGGGTTCTGTGACCAGCGGTTGAAAGTTGAGGTGCGTGGAGTGCTCACGCTGAAAGCCTGCAGCAATTGCTCCTGGTGAAATGTCCGAGCAGCTGGGTCTGCTGGGCTGCCAATTCCGTTGGCGATGCTGCGCGAGAAGCTTCCGGGTATATCGCGGCCAGGCGTGGTAAAAGGGTCTTCAAGGGGTATGTTTTCTGCAACGGACACATTTGGAGAGTGAGTTGCGCTGCGGTGATTTTTTGTAGCGTCCCGGCTCATAGGCGGTGCGGATTCCCGAGAGAAAATCGGGTTAGGCGTGCCGAACCAAGACCACGGAAGGGACTCGTATCTACGTGATGCGACGGATGAGGTAGGACTTGGCTCAGTTCTCAAGGGGCCTACCGCATCATTTGCAGATGCCGGCTCCTTAGGAGAACGCTCCAGGTCCATTGGAGTCGGTGGCCTCAAAAACTGGACCACCATATCGAGGACGGTCTCTGTGGCTCGATCCATCACTTCCGAATCTTCATAAATGTCATCTGAGTTATTCAGCAGACGTCGGCTGGCCTCCCTCTGGGCTTGTTCTGAATACTGCACCGCATTCGCCGTTGCGGGCTCATGAGAATTCGCCGTCCCCTGAGtcggctcttcttcctctttagCAGGCAAGATGCCAACCGATTGAGTAGTGGTATCTGTAATATCCTGTGCCACAGTCGGCTGAGCTTGCGGAAGCCCGGCATTGGGCTGATATTCGAAAACCAAAAGAGTTCCATCAACTTTGTAAACCAGGGGGAAGGTGTCTTCATTAGCCAAGAAATAAGCACAGCGGAGGATATCGAGGATTCTTCCTATTCTTTCACTCGACTGGGAGGGGCAACCCTCAAGAGCTTGAGAGTAAGGCTTGCGGGTGCCGTCCTCGCCGCAGTAGGCTCTGCAGTATTCGGGAAGCTGCTCTTCGTTCAGTGGCTGAAATCCCAAGATGAGAATGTCCTCTGGAAGCAGATAGGGGCAAGATTTCAAGTTCCCTATGTTGTAGTATTCGTCGCAGAGCAAGGTCAAGACCTTGGCCACCCCTTGAATCATGGTAGGAATGGACGCTCCAAACGCATCTGCCAGGCCGGAGATTTCGTTGCGGCGGGCCACGAGCCACATGCTGTATATACGCAAAACGGGAAGTAGGGCTTCAACGACAGAcgtctttgctttgcctGTCTCGGTATCGTCTGGCTGATGGTCGAGGCCTTCGGCACTGGAGACGGCCTCCCGGAACTCAGATTCGAAAACCTTGCAAAAAGTGTGAAGGAACCTTGCGTTGAAGCGAAGTGTAAATTGGTAGAAGCGCATAGTCGCTTCTGTCTGCTTTTCTATTTAATGTTGGTCAGTATATTGTCATTATCATAGAAATATGTCCTCACGTACCAGTATAGCGAGTCGTGGCCATATGATGCGCTAGCATATTGACCATTACCATCTTTAGAAGGATGTTTAGAGAAGTGGCATTTTTGCAAGCCATTTCTAGCCTGTGCATCACTTCCCCCTCCAGTTCGTCTTGCTGATGGAATACCTCTCCTTTGTAGAAAAAGGCATGCAACTTCACAAACCACATGGCAAAGTGTGCTTCCGGAGCAGAGATGTTATGTCTTGACCGGGATCCGTTGGGAGATAGCATCGTTTTAAACTCAGCCTCCAAGTTGAGCTGGGCGTTGGGGTGAGGCGAGTCCACAGCCAAAGCGCGGTAAAAGTTGTAGACAACATCAAGGTGATTGTCCTGTTCAAGGTGAATAATTCCCGTCTGGTGAAAAGCGAAGCCAGATTGAGGTTGAATATGGTGAGCCAGCCCGTAATACACCAAGGCTCCTTCATAGTCTGAACTCTTGTGGCGAGCTTGAACCCGGTAACGTGTCAGGTCTCCTAGGTGGATAAGCGTAAGATGGCAAGAGTACAAGATTTTGCGCTGTAAATCGTCCGAGACTGGGCTGATCTTGGATTCGACAGGCAATTTCTCAAGCTCCATCCCTTGCGCGATTCGTTCAAGCTCTGGAATATCGTAGTAGGCAGCAAGGCGCTGGACATAACCCTGATAAAACTTGGCGGCGATTCGCAGAAAGTTGTGGTACATCTTTTCCaccttgcgcttctcgacAGCATGGGAAGATTGCTTAAGGCGGCTTAGGATGTGTCGATACTCGGTATTAACCGTAGTGTGTGTGGACCATAAAtgctcctccgtcttctgGGTGATGGCATAGTCAAGATCGTGAAAAATGGTCGCCACACAGGCAAGGCGGAATCTGCAAGAGAGTAGCGCGTTAGTCAAACCCGATTCGAAGGTTGAGTATTCGGGTCGCATACTTATCCAGAAGATTGTCTATGGCTTCGAACTTGGAAAGATCGACGCCAGAAGCATTTTGGGGCATGAGTTTGCCAACGTCTCTTACGAGCAGCTTGCGTAGCTTCTGGGCGTTACTATACCGGCAATGTCAGTCCTGTTTTCAACTCGAGAAGTCCCTCAAATCGCTGCGCATGAGTGACAATCGATTCTACAACAAATCTCGAGGCGATGCGCAAGGATTCGAAACGTTCGGGGTGTACATACCGCCAGGCCGTAGCCGCTGTAGgggcagaagaagccatgtTGTAGTTGGACTCGATATGCCCCGGGAATCGGCAGGTGTAATGAATTACGATTGTCTAATGGCGTGATAATAGTCGAGTATAATATAGCTTCAGCTACGCAGTCGTCTCATGCTCTCGGGAATCCAAATCGCAAAGATCCAGACAGTCCATAACTCGGAACCACGGCGGATTGGGAGAGCTGGTACCGGACTCGGCTGGTGGTAATCGGGCAAGCAgcggagagagaaaacattGGTAGGGATGGGCTTTATAGTAGAACAATGTGAGCACGAGAGTTTGCTTTGTTTACCAGTCCCGGGAGTTTCTTTTGGGTGGCGTGTCCGGCGTAATGCGAAGCTTTCCAGGGTTTATTTTTTGGAATGAGAGGATGGCGATAACAAAGTGAGCGGCTTCTGAACCCCTCAAGGTTAGTAGCTGTTCAGAGTGTGGTGGAAATTCTTCGGCTGttcctgttttttttttttttccctttgaGCGACAAAGCCACATCAAGGGCGAGGCGCCAACTCTCGAACGATACCATTGAACAACTTAAAGTATATCGATTGAATTGATctataaataataaataaatataatatgCGCCGTTAAAGTCATTCACGATGCTTGTGTAGCTGTACATAACTACAGAGATTGGTTCACTCAATGATTCGGGCTCTAATCACCTATGCCGTTCGGAtttattttgttttgctcTGCTCCCGGGTGACATGGATGTGTTCAGGGCACTTATACAGAGGTCTGGTACTGAAAGCCACGCCGCTTTAATCGGGCTCCTTTAAAATCCACCCGCAGTTGGGTCATACAGACGTCGAAATTTCAGTACCAGTCACTTGCATCTTTCAATGGTATCTTCCAACGGTATATCAAGGTATCGCCTCGTAGCCATGACGTTATAAAGTCATGATGTAGAGATCCCGCATGTACCTACAGGGATTGCAGGCGCCCAGCCTGCTCGAGTTAAGCCCGGCAAGGAGTGCTAAAGATTAGATCTGCAACATGCAAACTGAACTGTGGCTAAAAACAGAGCACATGTCCCTGGAGACACGGGGTGGGGCAAGACCCCCGCCAGTGGCTTTCAGGCCTTATTACAGCATCTCGACATTTTGGGCTCCATCACGCTTCAACCTCACATTCCGCCAGTAACCAACCGCCTCGAATCATATCTTCTGCGAGCATCTGACTGTTTTTATTGGATATTATTTACTCTGTGCAATAGCCTGTCTCAGCGCCTTTTCTGGTTTACGCTTCACTGTATTTGCATCTGTCCGCAACGCCACTCACTCTCTGACTTTCCATCACGATATCGCTGGTTCAAGTCAAAGTAATATCATGCCCCACAAAGCTCACTGTATATAAAGATGAAGCGCTCACGAGAGCCGGAAGAGCATATAGAATTCGATCCTCAAGACGGGGACTCTCACCATTCCGCAAACGCTGACGTTGATCTCCGGCCTGTCTCGAAGATTGCTGGGCTAGACTCGGCTGTCGAAGACGAGGATAACGAATTCGTCATGAGATGCTCACTTCCCCCTCACAAAGAGCCGCTGGGCTTTCGGCTATACAGCGATTACGAGACTCATTATCACAGTTTTCATACAAATAGGTGTATTGAATGTCGCAAGAATTTCCCAACTGATCACCTCCTCAGTATACACATTGAAGAATGCCATGATCCCTTGGCAAGGGTCGCcagggagaagggggaacACACAGTGAGCTACCTAGAGGCGATACCTTTAGACCGTCTTCATGGGAATAGTTACTCTAACGTGGTCCAGTATTCCTGCTTTGTTGAAGGGTGCGATCGCAAGTGCATGACTCCTCAGAAAAGGCGTCTACACCTCATCGACAAGCACATGTACCCAAaaaacttcttctttgccgtcaCAAAGGACGGTATTGACGGGAAGCGCTCCCTTCTCATTGAGACCCGTCGAAGAAGATCTTCAGCTGGCTCCCAGCCACAGGCCAAAGAGCTTCGGCGTCGCGCAAACACTTTGGAAAAGGAGGCAGTACCTTCCGACAACAAATCACAATCCAATTTGCCTTCCACTACGGCACCCAATGGCAAAGTGGAGTCAGAGAGACCGGCAGATACTGAGATGGCAGATCTTACTGGGGCCATGTCAGCTCTACAATTCGTCCCTCCAAGTATCCGATTTGGTCGGGGTCGAGCAGGATTCTCAAAAAGATGATAGAAAGGAGTCACGTGGAGTTGAACTAGAGAATTATGAAAATGATCAGCATGATGTTATAAAGAATATGGCTCAGCTAAGATGAAGGATATCTACCTCTTTCgatctcaacatcaacccAATCTATGCCTTTCTCTTTGGTTGCCCGTCCATGGAGCAATTTGATCGCAATTCGACGCCCGACGCCCTAACGCCTGTAGCAATTCTCCGATTCGTTATTCAGATGATCAAGATGGAATCCAATCCAAAACCACAGCCTCCTCTTAATCGCTGGATGCACACCCTCTGCAACCACAGCTGACGCACTGCATATCGCTATCTTCTTTCAGCTGAGC of the Trichoderma breve strain T069 chromosome 4, whole genome shotgun sequence genome contains:
- a CDS encoding est1 DNA/RNA binding domain-containing protein, translating into MASSAPTAATAWRNAQKLRKLLVRDVGKLMPQNASGVDLSKFEAIDNLLDKFRLACVATIFHDLDYAITQKTEEHLWSTHTTVNTEYRHILSRLKQSSHAVEKRKVEKMYHNFLRIAAKFYQGYVQRLAAYYDIPELERIAQGMELEKLPVESKISPVSDDLQRKILYSCHLTLIHLGDLTRYRVQARHKSSDYEGALVYYGLAHHIQPQSGFAFHQTGIIHLEQDNHLDVVYNFYRALAVDSPHPNAQLNLEAEFKTMLSPNGSRSRHNISAPEAHFAMWFVKLHAFFYKGEVFHQQDELEGEVMHRLEMACKNATSLNILLKMVMVNMLAHHMATTRYTEKQTEATMRFYQFTLRFNARFLHTFCKVFESEFREAVSSAEGLDHQPDDTETGKAKTSVVEALLPVLRIYSMWLVARRNEISGLADAFGASIPTMIQGVAKVLTLLCDEYYNIGNLKSCPYLLPEDILILGFQPLNEEQLPEYCRAYCGEDGTRKPYSQALEGCPSQSSERIGRILDILRCAYFLANEDTFPLVYKVDGTLLVFEYQPNAGLPQAQPTVAQDITDTTTQSVGILPAKEEEEPTQGTANSHEPATANAVQYSEQAQREASRRLLNNSDDIYEDSEVMDRATETVLDMVVQFLRPPTPMDLERSPKEPASANDAVGPLRTEPSPTSSVASRRYESLPWSWFGTPNPIFSRESAPPMSRDATKNHRSATHSPNVSVAENIPLEDPFTTPGRDIPGSFSRSIANGIGSPADPAARTFHQEQLLQAFSVSTPRTSTFNRWSQNPTAATIMQEQQNYGPALISSNTSAFSHPSSLYHGTQPNGLQYNTQSAADQGRILRNSLLRETNQALNGHFQIDQTTSDYNRAVMRSAYQDSR